In Synechococcus sp. A18-25c, a single window of DNA contains:
- a CDS encoding PilN domain-containing protein, which produces MSAKPEQQSLPNLLRERRQELGLPAEVPPWRSSRFLLLRGSLIGVGGLLIALVSLVLLHWSESSQLRQLRALEPVEQQLQALEARLSADRRRADSLRKDNLKIAETLVAVPSGSPLLEQLRRVTPVGVRLEDVSVLGDRIQVSGTAVAGGAPGPLERINALVLNLEALPISQPGGVEVVKVTRDDEQPSVSFSLDWALDAQRRPSIQQLQQLGASGLVQRYRLLEQQGVAP; this is translated from the coding sequence ATGAGCGCCAAGCCTGAACAGCAGTCGTTGCCAAATCTGTTGCGGGAGCGTCGCCAGGAGCTGGGTCTGCCGGCTGAGGTTCCGCCATGGCGTTCCAGCCGTTTCCTCTTACTGCGTGGTTCGCTGATCGGAGTGGGGGGACTGCTGATCGCACTGGTGTCGCTAGTGCTGCTTCATTGGTCTGAATCAAGCCAGTTGCGGCAGTTGCGGGCGTTGGAGCCAGTGGAGCAGCAGCTGCAAGCGTTAGAGGCACGTCTCAGCGCAGACCGACGTCGCGCGGATTCGCTTCGCAAGGACAATCTCAAGATTGCCGAGACCTTGGTCGCTGTCCCGTCTGGGTCGCCTCTGTTGGAGCAACTGCGCCGAGTCACACCGGTGGGCGTCCGGCTCGAGGACGTCTCCGTGCTGGGTGATCGCATCCAGGTTTCAGGAACGGCGGTCGCCGGCGGCGCCCCGGGACCGCTGGAGCGGATCAATGCTCTGGTGCTCAATCTGGAAGCCTTGCCGATCTCTCAACCCGGCGGGGTGGAGGTGGTGAAAGTAACCCGGGATGATGAGCAGCCGTCGGTCAGCTTCAGTCTCGACTGGGCTCTGGATGCTCAACGCAGACCTTCAATCCAGCAACTGCAGCAGTTGGGGGCTTCGGGCTTGGTTCAGCGCTATCGCTTGCTGGAACAGCAGGGAGTGGCGCCATGA
- a CDS encoding quinone-dependent dihydroorotate dehydrogenase: MAEPSASAVMSTAGFYRRWLGPVLAKDEGVDAEQLSRAALQALGQLSLRRQWPGLSGVLDGVGAELQRRDLRLEQVLFGCRFSNPVGLAAGFDKNGVAAGVWDRFGFGFAEVGTVTWHAQPGNPRPRLFRLADERAALNRMGFNNNGAEGMRRTLERQVLPPRGQRPAVLGINLGKSKVTPLELAPDDYASSLELLAPLADYAVINVSSPNTPGLRDLQDATQLRRLVERLRRLPGCPPLLVKIAPDLEDDAIDGIARLAYEEGLAGVIAVNTSLDRLGLERRVISQTGRTLQEEAGGLSGDPLRTRALEVLRRLRATAGPALPLVGVGGISTPEAAWERIAAGASLVQLYTGWIFEGPDLVPRVLEGLLDQLDRHSFRNIREAVGSGAPWQ; the protein is encoded by the coding sequence ATGGCTGAGCCGTCAGCCTCCGCGGTGATGAGCACCGCAGGTTTTTATCGGCGCTGGCTTGGTCCTGTGCTGGCCAAGGATGAAGGCGTGGATGCCGAGCAGCTCAGCCGCGCAGCGTTGCAGGCACTCGGTCAGCTCAGTCTTCGCAGGCAGTGGCCAGGACTGTCGGGTGTTTTGGACGGTGTAGGCGCGGAGCTCCAGCGTCGTGATCTGCGTCTTGAGCAGGTGCTGTTCGGCTGCCGCTTCAGCAATCCCGTCGGTCTGGCTGCTGGTTTTGACAAGAACGGTGTTGCTGCGGGGGTCTGGGATCGTTTCGGATTCGGTTTTGCTGAGGTGGGCACCGTCACCTGGCATGCCCAGCCCGGTAATCCGCGGCCGCGGCTGTTCCGTCTGGCCGACGAGCGGGCGGCGCTCAACCGGATGGGCTTCAACAACAATGGTGCAGAAGGGATGCGTCGCACGCTGGAGCGACAGGTGCTGCCGCCTCGTGGCCAGCGGCCAGCTGTGCTTGGCATCAATTTGGGCAAATCCAAGGTCACGCCCCTGGAGTTGGCGCCCGATGATTACGCCTCGTCGCTGGAGCTGCTGGCTCCTCTGGCCGACTATGCGGTCATCAATGTCAGTTCACCGAACACACCAGGGCTTCGGGATCTGCAGGACGCGACGCAGCTGCGCCGCTTGGTGGAACGGTTGCGCCGGCTGCCGGGGTGTCCTCCTTTACTGGTGAAAATTGCACCGGATCTCGAGGATGACGCGATCGATGGCATCGCGCGCCTGGCCTACGAGGAAGGCCTGGCCGGTGTGATCGCCGTCAACACCAGCCTTGACCGCCTTGGACTAGAGCGTCGGGTGATCAGCCAGACCGGGCGAACCCTGCAAGAGGAGGCAGGTGGTCTCAGCGGTGATCCACTCAGGACACGAGCCCTTGAGGTGTTGCGGCGTCTGCGTGCCACCGCTGGGCCTGCCTTGCCCCTGGTCGGTGTTGGAGGCATCAGCACACCTGAGGCCGCCTGGGAGCGGATCGCCGCTGGAGCGTCCTTGGTGCAGCTCTACACCGGATGGATCTTTGAAGGTCCGGATTTGGTGCCGCGGGTGTTGGAGGGACTGCTGGATCAGCTGGACCGTCACAGCTTCCGCAACATTCGTGAGGCGGTCGGAAGCGGCGCGCCCTGGCAGTAA
- a CDS encoding ribonuclease H → MAKADGRGRVVAAATDGACSGNPGPGGWGALIRFEDGSVEEFGGADPATTNNRMELQAALEMLERLAELPRHPDLVLRTDSKYLIDGLSSWMPGWKRKGWKTAAGKPVLNQDLWQALDQARLADVPLRYVKGHSGDPDNDRVDQIAVAYSKGTAPRLKRGSQSTPVKAVDPTADDPTSANAPAPAALQQLLTRLELADRLAEGGFALSTVELAQLVEQPLTRLVERQDSWRWRDWLVEPMDGDRWRLRRAEAGSRQSRNPDG, encoded by the coding sequence ATGGCTAAGGCCGATGGCAGAGGTCGTGTCGTGGCTGCAGCCACCGATGGAGCCTGCAGCGGCAATCCCGGTCCCGGGGGTTGGGGAGCCTTGATTCGCTTCGAAGACGGCAGTGTGGAGGAGTTCGGCGGTGCCGATCCGGCTACCACCAACAACCGTATGGAGCTTCAGGCGGCACTGGAGATGCTGGAGCGGTTGGCGGAGCTTCCGCGTCACCCCGATTTGGTGCTGCGCACCGACAGCAAATATCTGATTGATGGCCTCAGCTCTTGGATGCCCGGGTGGAAGCGCAAGGGATGGAAAACGGCCGCTGGAAAACCGGTGCTCAACCAGGATCTCTGGCAGGCTCTTGATCAGGCGCGCCTGGCTGACGTGCCGCTGCGTTACGTGAAAGGCCACAGCGGTGATCCCGATAACGATCGTGTGGATCAGATCGCTGTGGCCTACTCCAAGGGAACTGCGCCGCGCCTTAAGCGGGGGAGTCAATCCACGCCAGTAAAAGCTGTTGATCCGACTGCTGACGACCCGACTTCTGCCAATGCGCCGGCACCAGCAGCGTTGCAGCAGTTGCTGACGCGCTTGGAATTGGCTGACCGTCTCGCGGAGGGAGGTTTTGCCCTGTCGACTGTGGAGTTGGCTCAGCTGGTGGAGCAACCACTCACGCGTCTGGTAGAGCGTCAGGACAGCTGGCGCTGGCGCGATTGGCTGGTGGAGCCAATGGATGGGGATCGCTGGCGGTTGCGCCGCGCCGAGGCAGGATCAAGACAGTCGAGGAATCCCGATGGCTGA
- a CDS encoding DUF3747 domain-containing protein: MGRTYFRRAALGAAALGLAVAAGSFPGWTRALFDSRPLEEERFAILAQPVGQDRWKLLVLEQIKARPLCWEERRDGLMNPSLNSFDFTGVCSRYLDSNGYSLRTSGTDVDRRFRLRLNQSRDGLILQATNPDRGSAFTVARANNVRRDKNAFVKLTLEPGWSLERRVYQGRTLSHVYFANAQPLTTLIAANQTSERRARAFTAGLPPMPSQPMQSNQGLQRGPIRLEVIPYRP, encoded by the coding sequence ATGGGCCGAACCTACTTCCGCAGAGCTGCGCTGGGTGCTGCAGCGCTGGGATTGGCGGTGGCGGCCGGCAGTTTTCCCGGCTGGACCCGTGCCCTCTTCGATAGCCGTCCTCTTGAGGAAGAACGCTTCGCGATCCTGGCTCAACCCGTCGGACAGGACCGCTGGAAGCTCTTGGTGCTGGAGCAGATCAAGGCGCGACCTCTCTGCTGGGAGGAGCGCCGCGACGGCTTGATGAATCCTTCTTTGAATTCCTTTGATTTCACCGGGGTCTGCAGCCGCTATCTCGATAGCAATGGCTACTCCCTGCGCACCTCAGGAACAGACGTTGATCGACGCTTCCGCCTGCGCTTAAACCAGAGCCGCGATGGGCTGATCCTCCAGGCCACCAATCCCGACCGAGGCAGCGCTTTCACCGTGGCTCGAGCTAACAACGTGCGTCGCGACAAAAATGCGTTCGTCAAGCTGACACTGGAGCCTGGCTGGTCGCTCGAGCGTCGGGTGTACCAGGGACGCACCCTCAGTCACGTCTACTTCGCCAATGCCCAGCCGCTCACAACGTTGATCGCCGCGAATCAGACCTCAGAACGCAGAGCGAGAGCCTTCACCGCTGGCCTTCCTCCCATGCCGTCGCAGCCCATGCAATCCAATCAAGGACTGCAACGGGGACCCATTCGCCTGGAAGTCATCCCCTACCGCCCCTGA
- the rplL gene encoding 50S ribosomal protein L7/L12, with amino-acid sequence MSAKTDEILESLKSLSLLEASELVKQIEEAFGVSAAASAGVVMAAPGAAGAGGGEAAEEKTEFDVVLESFEASSKIKVLKAVREATGLGLGDAKAMVEAAPKTIKEGASKDDAEALKKSIEEAGGKVTLK; translated from the coding sequence ATGTCTGCAAAAACCGACGAAATTCTCGAATCGCTGAAGTCTCTTTCTCTGCTTGAAGCTTCCGAGCTTGTTAAGCAGATCGAAGAAGCTTTCGGTGTGTCTGCTGCCGCTTCCGCTGGTGTGGTGATGGCTGCTCCCGGCGCTGCTGGTGCCGGTGGTGGTGAAGCCGCTGAAGAGAAGACCGAATTTGATGTTGTGTTGGAGAGCTTCGAAGCTTCCTCCAAGATCAAGGTCCTCAAAGCCGTGCGCGAAGCCACCGGTCTGGGCTTGGGCGATGCCAAGGCCATGGTCGAGGCTGCTCCCAAAACCATCAAGGAAGGCGCGTCCAAGGACGATGCCGAGGCCCTCAAGAAGTCCATCGAAGAGGCAGGCGGCAAGGTCACCCTCAAGTGA
- the rplJ gene encoding 50S ribosomal protein L10, whose translation MGRTLESKQQIVEELKQLLGEAEMALVLDYQGLSIKEMSDLRTRLQASSGVCKVTKNTLMRRAIDGDSAWSNLDSLLSGTNAFVLVKGDVGGAVKAVQAFQKETKKSETKGGLFEGKLLSQDEIKAIGDLPTKEVLMAQIAGSINAVATKVAVGINEVPSGLARALKQHAESGES comes from the coding sequence ATGGGCCGCACTCTGGAGAGCAAGCAACAGATCGTCGAAGAGCTCAAGCAGCTCCTCGGTGAGGCCGAAATGGCACTGGTCCTGGATTACCAGGGTCTTTCCATCAAGGAAATGTCTGATCTGCGGACTCGTCTGCAGGCCAGCAGCGGCGTTTGCAAGGTGACCAAAAACACCTTGATGCGTCGTGCCATCGATGGTGACAGTGCTTGGTCCAACCTCGATTCTCTTCTCAGCGGAACCAACGCCTTCGTTCTGGTTAAGGGCGATGTCGGCGGCGCCGTGAAGGCTGTTCAGGCCTTCCAGAAGGAAACCAAAAAGTCCGAAACCAAGGGCGGCCTCTTTGAAGGCAAGCTCCTGTCTCAGGATGAGATCAAAGCCATCGGCGACCTTCCCACCAAGGAAGTGCTCATGGCCCAAATCGCTGGTTCCATCAATGCCGTCGCCACCAAGGTGGCTGTGGGCATCAACGAGGTTCCCTCCGGTCTTGCTCGAGCGCTCAAGCAGCACGCCGAATCCGGCGAAAGCTGA
- the rplA gene encoding 50S ribosomal protein L1, translated as MPKLSKRLASLVTKVEERAYEPLEAIQLVKDNANAKFDETMEAHVRLGIDPKYTDQQLRTTVALPHGTGQTVRIAVVTRGEKVAEAKAAGAELAGDEDLVEAISKGEMDFDLLIATPDMMPKVAKLGRVLGPRGLMPNPKAGTVTTDLASAINEFKAGKLEFRADRTGIVHVRFGKASFDAAKLLDNLKTLQETIDRNKPSGAKGRYWKSLYVTSTMGPSVEVDFAALQDINQDG; from the coding sequence ATGCCCAAACTCTCAAAACGCCTGGCCAGCCTCGTCACCAAGGTTGAAGAGCGCGCCTACGAGCCGCTCGAAGCCATTCAGCTGGTGAAGGACAACGCCAACGCCAAGTTCGACGAAACCATGGAGGCGCACGTGCGCCTGGGGATCGACCCCAAATACACCGACCAGCAGCTGCGCACCACCGTTGCGCTGCCCCATGGCACCGGTCAGACCGTTCGTATCGCCGTGGTCACCCGCGGTGAAAAGGTGGCTGAAGCCAAAGCCGCAGGTGCCGAGCTCGCCGGTGATGAAGATCTGGTTGAGGCCATCAGCAAAGGCGAAATGGATTTCGACCTGCTGATCGCAACCCCGGACATGATGCCCAAGGTGGCCAAGCTGGGACGCGTACTCGGTCCTCGTGGTCTGATGCCGAACCCCAAGGCCGGCACCGTTACCACCGATTTGGCTTCCGCCATTAATGAATTCAAAGCCGGCAAGCTTGAATTCCGTGCTGATCGCACCGGCATTGTCCACGTGCGTTTCGGCAAAGCCAGCTTTGACGCGGCCAAGCTGCTCGACAATCTGAAGACCCTTCAGGAAACGATCGATCGCAACAAGCCCAGCGGTGCCAAAGGTCGTTACTGGAAGAGCCTGTATGTGACATCCACCATGGGCCCTTCGGTTGAAGTTGATTTCGCTGCTCTGCAGGACATCAATCAGGACGGTTGA
- the rplK gene encoding 50S ribosomal protein L11 codes for MAKKVVAVIKLALQAGKANPAPPVGPALGQHGVNIMAFCKEYNARTQDKAGFVIPVEISVFEDRSFTFITKTPPASVLITKAAGIAKGSGESAKGSVGSINRSQLEEIAKTKLPDLNCTSVESAMRIIEGTARNMGVAVSD; via the coding sequence ATGGCCAAGAAAGTCGTAGCTGTGATCAAGCTGGCCCTTCAGGCCGGCAAAGCCAACCCTGCACCGCCCGTGGGCCCTGCCCTCGGTCAGCACGGTGTCAACATCATGGCGTTCTGCAAGGAGTACAACGCTCGCACCCAGGACAAGGCTGGGTTCGTGATCCCGGTGGAGATCTCGGTCTTCGAAGACCGCAGCTTCACCTTCATCACCAAGACGCCTCCCGCGTCGGTGCTGATCACCAAGGCTGCCGGAATCGCTAAGGGTTCCGGTGAGTCCGCCAAGGGAAGTGTTGGCTCCATCAACCGCTCCCAACTCGAGGAGATCGCCAAGACCAAGCTCCCCGATCTCAACTGCACCAGCGTTGAGTCGGCCATGCGCATCATCGAAGGCACCGCTCGCAACATGGGCGTTGCCGTCAGCGACTGA
- the nusG gene encoding transcription termination/antitermination protein NusG, with the protein MSDLDQSQPDTSEVLDLPAPNDGEDGTLETPAVRTGVARWYAIQVASSCEKKVKATLEQRAVTLGVSNRILEIEIPETPAVKVKKDGSRQSTEEKVFPGYVLVRMVLDEDTMMAVRSTPNVINFVGAEDRRATGKARGHIKPRPLSRQEVDRIFKRAAEKKTVVKVDLTEGDQILVTAGPFKDFQGEVIEVSGERSKLKALLSIFGRETPVELEFSQVSKQN; encoded by the coding sequence GTGTCTGATCTCGATCAAAGCCAGCCGGATACCAGCGAGGTGCTGGATCTGCCTGCGCCGAACGACGGCGAGGACGGCACGCTGGAGACGCCTGCAGTCCGCACCGGTGTCGCCCGTTGGTATGCCATTCAAGTGGCATCCAGCTGTGAAAAAAAGGTGAAAGCCACGTTGGAGCAACGGGCGGTGACCCTGGGTGTGAGCAATCGCATCCTGGAGATCGAGATCCCAGAGACCCCCGCCGTGAAGGTCAAGAAGGACGGCAGCCGCCAATCCACTGAAGAAAAGGTCTTCCCTGGCTACGTGCTGGTGCGCATGGTGCTGGACGAAGACACGATGATGGCGGTGCGCAGCACGCCAAACGTCATCAACTTCGTTGGTGCTGAGGATCGCCGCGCCACGGGTAAAGCGCGCGGTCACATCAAACCCCGTCCGCTCAGCCGCCAGGAAGTGGATCGCATCTTTAAGCGTGCCGCTGAGAAGAAGACCGTCGTCAAGGTGGATCTCACCGAAGGTGATCAGATCCTTGTGACGGCTGGACCCTTCAAGGATTTCCAGGGCGAAGTGATCGAGGTATCCGGTGAGCGCAGCAAGCTCAAGGCACTGCTGTCGATCTTCGGCCGCGAGACGCCTGTGGAACTCGAGTTTTCTCAAGTGAGCAAGCAGAACTAA
- the secE gene encoding preprotein translocase subunit SecE, with amino-acid sequence MTSPTSEDTAAVTPPPSSGPEQPGKKGGFLQATFEELKLVVWPSRQQLFSESIAVILMVSLSAAAIAALSRFYGWAASQVFR; translated from the coding sequence GTGACCAGCCCCACTTCCGAGGACACCGCAGCAGTAACGCCGCCGCCTTCATCCGGCCCTGAACAGCCTGGGAAAAAGGGCGGATTTCTGCAGGCCACTTTCGAGGAATTGAAGCTTGTCGTTTGGCCCAGCCGGCAGCAGCTGTTCAGTGAATCGATCGCGGTGATCCTGATGGTCAGCCTCTCTGCTGCTGCCATCGCTGCCCTGAGCCGTTTCTACGGCTGGGCTGCATCTCAGGTCTTCCGTTGA
- a CDS encoding ATP-dependent Clp protease ATP-binding subunit, whose amino-acid sequence MTSDFGVMPQPPASLTVEPDRFSDDAWELLLCAQDSARRWRHGDLDVEHLIQALFTDPRFQVEVDSLALPRDQLLDQLEGFLAEQPMARADELFVGEDLETLLEAADRVRGLWGSRLIELSHLLIAIGRDPRIGADLLARYGLPADRLEAELRRPTPSAPPRVPEPEPVARAAAPSSVIPSMAAPPAVEPPSISASLDATPGGSERLTAADEVGLEPAPAPEPTALDRYGRDLTAAAAAGRLDPVIGRDAEIRRLIKVLSRRGKNNPVLIGAPGVGKTAIAELLAHRIVAGEVPESLQGLRLVALDAGALIAGAKFRGQFEERLREVLQEVSDPEAGVVLFIDELHTVVNSDRSSADAGSLLKPALAQGDLRCIAATTPEDYRRTVEKDPALNRRFQQVPITEPSIDLSVEILRGVKERYELHHGVTITDAAVTAAARLADRYISDRCLPDKAIDLIDEAAAQLKMDVTSKPQVVEDAEMDLRRVELAVLAAEQAPEAERVQLQRQRLEASAQLTQLRERWQAEREQLQELRQLLQEDEDLRHAIAEAERQGDLEEAARLQYDQLHRLQQRRSDLEAALAQDQANGTSLLREQVEAEDIADVVARWTGIPIQRLLAGERQKLLELDQRLGERVIGQPDAVQAVAAAIRRARAGMKDPRRPVGSFLFLGPTGVGKTELAKALADQLFDEDEAMVRLDMSEFMERNAVARLLGAPPGYVGYEEGGQLTEAVRRRPYALLLLDEVEKAHPDVFNVLLQVLDDGRLSDSQGRTVDFRHTVVVMTSNLASRAILDSARRAQAGEASADDTALEAAVDEALGRHFRPEFLNRIDEVIRFKPLGLQDLGRIVRLQLADLSKLLCEQGLELRVEDSVIEALVSQGHEPEFGARPLRRVLRRRLENPLATELLEERFSGAQAVRVLAGSDPSEPFRFEPE is encoded by the coding sequence ATGACGTCTGACTTTGGCGTGATGCCACAGCCTCCTGCCAGTCTCACAGTGGAGCCCGATCGCTTCAGCGATGACGCCTGGGAACTCCTGCTCTGCGCTCAGGACTCTGCGCGTCGTTGGCGTCACGGCGATCTAGACGTGGAGCACCTCATCCAGGCGCTGTTTACCGATCCACGCTTTCAGGTGGAGGTGGATTCTCTGGCGTTGCCACGCGATCAACTGCTCGATCAACTCGAGGGCTTTCTGGCTGAACAACCCATGGCCCGAGCCGATGAGCTGTTCGTCGGTGAAGACCTCGAAACACTGCTGGAAGCGGCGGACCGGGTCCGCGGTCTTTGGGGATCGCGCTTGATCGAGTTGTCGCATCTGCTGATTGCCATCGGACGTGATCCGCGCATTGGTGCGGATCTGCTCGCGCGTTATGGCTTGCCCGCCGATCGTCTCGAGGCTGAACTGCGTCGCCCCACGCCGAGCGCTCCCCCCCGTGTTCCTGAGCCTGAGCCTGTGGCTCGTGCCGCGGCGCCGTCCTCGGTCATCCCCTCGATGGCCGCCCCCCCAGCTGTCGAGCCGCCTTCCATCTCCGCTTCTTTGGATGCGACTCCAGGGGGGAGCGAGCGATTGACAGCAGCCGATGAGGTGGGGCTTGAGCCTGCTCCTGCGCCTGAACCCACGGCCTTGGATCGTTATGGCCGTGATCTCACCGCCGCTGCGGCAGCGGGACGGCTCGATCCGGTGATCGGCCGCGATGCCGAGATCCGTCGCTTGATCAAGGTCTTGTCGCGTCGGGGCAAAAACAATCCAGTGCTGATCGGTGCTCCGGGGGTGGGCAAAACCGCGATCGCAGAACTGTTGGCCCATCGGATCGTTGCTGGTGAAGTGCCGGAATCACTCCAGGGTCTGCGTTTGGTGGCTCTGGATGCAGGCGCGTTGATCGCTGGCGCCAAGTTCCGTGGTCAGTTCGAGGAACGACTTCGCGAAGTGTTGCAAGAGGTGAGCGATCCCGAAGCGGGTGTGGTGTTGTTCATCGATGAGTTGCACACCGTGGTCAACAGCGACCGCTCCAGTGCCGATGCCGGCAGTCTGTTGAAACCTGCGTTGGCTCAAGGTGACCTGCGTTGCATTGCAGCCACCACCCCTGAGGACTATCGCCGCACCGTTGAGAAGGACCCCGCCCTCAACCGACGCTTTCAGCAGGTACCGATCACGGAGCCATCCATCGATCTCAGCGTGGAGATCTTGCGCGGCGTCAAGGAGCGCTACGAGCTCCATCACGGCGTAACGATCACGGATGCTGCGGTGACGGCTGCGGCCCGCCTGGCTGATCGCTACATCAGCGACCGCTGCCTGCCTGACAAGGCCATCGATTTGATTGATGAGGCGGCGGCGCAGCTCAAGATGGACGTGACCTCCAAACCGCAGGTGGTGGAGGACGCTGAGATGGATCTGCGGCGGGTGGAGCTGGCGGTCCTGGCTGCTGAGCAGGCCCCGGAAGCCGAACGCGTGCAGCTGCAGCGGCAGCGACTCGAAGCCTCGGCCCAGCTCACTCAGCTGCGTGAGCGCTGGCAGGCTGAGCGGGAACAGCTTCAGGAGTTACGCCAGCTTCTCCAGGAGGACGAAGATCTGCGCCACGCCATTGCCGAGGCGGAGCGCCAGGGCGATCTGGAAGAGGCGGCCCGTCTGCAGTACGACCAGCTGCATCGTCTTCAGCAGCGGCGCAGTGATCTCGAGGCGGCCTTAGCGCAGGATCAGGCCAATGGCACCTCCCTCCTGCGTGAGCAGGTGGAAGCGGAAGACATCGCCGATGTGGTCGCCCGCTGGACCGGAATCCCGATCCAGCGACTGCTCGCCGGAGAACGTCAGAAACTGCTGGAACTGGATCAACGGCTCGGTGAGCGTGTGATCGGTCAACCGGATGCGGTGCAGGCGGTGGCAGCGGCCATCCGGCGTGCCCGCGCCGGCATGAAGGACCCCCGTCGGCCTGTGGGTTCGTTCTTGTTTCTTGGCCCCACTGGCGTTGGCAAAACGGAGCTGGCCAAAGCTCTTGCCGATCAGTTGTTCGATGAAGACGAGGCGATGGTGCGCCTCGACATGAGCGAGTTCATGGAGCGCAACGCGGTGGCGCGCCTGCTCGGAGCGCCTCCGGGGTATGTGGGATACGAGGAAGGCGGTCAGCTCACTGAAGCGGTGCGTCGCCGGCCTTACGCCTTGCTGCTTCTGGATGAGGTGGAGAAAGCCCACCCCGATGTGTTCAATGTGTTGTTGCAAGTGCTCGATGACGGGCGGCTCAGCGACTCACAAGGGCGCACCGTTGATTTCCGTCACACCGTCGTGGTCATGACGAGCAATCTGGCCAGCCGCGCCATTCTTGATTCAGCCCGTCGGGCACAGGCGGGCGAGGCTTCGGCCGACGACACAGCCCTCGAGGCTGCCGTGGATGAGGCCTTGGGGCGTCATTTCCGACCGGAATTCCTCAATCGGATCGACGAAGTGATCCGCTTCAAGCCGCTGGGTCTTCAGGACTTGGGCCGGATCGTGCGTCTGCAGTTGGCAGATCTCTCCAAGCTGCTTTGCGAGCAGGGCTTAGAACTGCGCGTTGAAGACAGTGTGATTGAGGCGCTGGTTTCCCAGGGGCATGAACCGGAGTTCGGCGCCAGGCCACTACGCCGGGTGCTGCGTCGTCGTTTGGAAAACCCGCTGGCCACCGAGCTGCTGGAGGAACGCTTCAGCGGTGCGCAAGCGGTGCGGGTCCTGGCCGGAAGCGATCCGTCTGAGCCGTTCCGCTTCGAGCCGGAATAA
- the gloA gene encoding lactoylglutathione lyase yields MRMLHTMLRVGDLERSLTFYTEVLGMQLLRRKDFPSGRFTLAFVGYGDEKDNTVLELTHNWDTQSYELGDGYGHIALGVQDIYATCAGIAGKGGRVVREPGPMKHGSTVIAFVEDPDGYKVELIEQSSRSASA; encoded by the coding sequence ATGCGCATGCTCCACACCATGCTCCGGGTGGGTGATCTGGAGCGCTCGTTGACCTTCTACACAGAAGTGCTGGGCATGCAGTTGTTGCGCCGCAAGGACTTCCCATCAGGTCGTTTCACCCTGGCGTTCGTCGGCTACGGAGATGAAAAGGACAACACCGTTCTCGAGCTCACCCACAACTGGGATACGCAGAGTTATGAGCTCGGTGATGGGTATGGCCACATTGCGCTTGGAGTGCAAGACATTTATGCCACCTGCGCTGGAATCGCCGGCAAGGGGGGCCGGGTGGTGAGGGAGCCCGGGCCGATGAAGCACGGCAGCACGGTGATCGCGTTTGTGGAAGACCCGGATGGATACAAGGTCGAGTTGATCGAGCAGTCGTCCCGTTCTGCTTCCGCCTAA